The Spirulina subsalsa PCC 9445 region TTTCCACTGCCCCCCATCTTGTTTATCCGTCTCAGATTCGTCCGGCCATTCGCAATTTACAACCCCAGTTAGTACAATGGCGCAGACGGTTTCATCGTTTGCCAGAGTTGGGTTTTCAAGAAAAAATTACTAGCACTTTTATCTCCGCTTGTCTCTCCCAGTGGGGAATTGAACATCAAACGGGCATCGCCGAGACGGGGATTGTGGCGCTGATATCGGGGGAAGAATCCGGGTCGGTGTTAGGGATTCGGGCGGATATGGATGCGTTGCCGATTCAGGAATTAAACGAGGTGTCCTATCGGTCCCAACATGATGGGATTATGCACGCTTGCGGTCATGATGGCCATACGGCGATCGCACTCGGAACCGCCTACTATCTTTCTCAACACCGCGATCGCTTTCGGGGTACCGTGAAAATCATTTTCCAGCCAGCCGAAGAAGGCCCAGGGGGAGCAAAACCCATGATAGAAGCCGGAGTCCTCAAAAACCCCGATGTAGACGCTATAATTGGCCTCCATCTCTGGAACAATTTGCCTATGGGACAGTTGGGAGTTCGGACCGGCCCGTTAATGGCAGCAACAGAATGTTTTCGCTGCACCATTTCCGGCAAGGGAGGACATGGAGCCATGCCTCATCAAACCGTAGATTCTATTTTAGTCACAGCCCAAGCAATTAATGCCCTCCAGACCATTGTGGCGCGCAATGTAGACCCCATTCAATCCGCCGTGGTGACAGTGGGAACTGTGGAGGGAGGAACAGCCCTCAATGTGATTGCTGACTCAGCGCGCTTTAGCGGCACCGTGCGCTATTTTAACCCCGACTTAGCCGACTTTTTCTGCCGACGTATTGAGGAAATTGTGGCGGGCGTGTGTCACAGTCACGGGGCGACCTATGATTTGGACTACTGGCGACTCTATCCCCCCGTGGTGAATGATGCCCAGATTGCCGACCTAGTGCGGTCTGTGGCGTTTAGTGTGGTGGAAACTCCCGCCGGGGTAGTGCCGGAATGTCAGACCATGGGCGGTGAGGATATGTCGTTTTTCCTGCAAGAGGTGCCAGGGTGTTACTTTTTCTTGGGGGCGGCCAATCCTGAAAAAGGGTTAGCTTATCCCCATCATCACCCTCGCTTTAATTTTGATGAAAGTGTGTTAGGGATGGGGGTGGAAATGTTTGTCCGTTGTGTCGAGCAGTTTTGTCAGTGAACAGTCAGTTGGTGGGAAGCTTCCCACCCAACCCTTAAATTCACATCAAATAAGACTGTCCTAACTTCGCCACCCAAGCATCACCCACCCCATGATGCACATTATCCTCCGTATGATCATTTACCCCAGCAGGCATCACACCAGACGTTACACCCGCCACATACACAGCATTTTCTCCCAAGGCGATCGCATGAGACACATCATTACGCACAGTTCCCAACTGAACCGCCCACTGATAAGCCCCATCCCGGTTATACATCGCCACAAAACCATCCCGGCCCCCTGCCTCCCCATGCAGTTCACCCAACGCCCCATCCGTATAGCCCGTAATATACACATTGCCCTCCCCATCCGTCGCCACACCCGTCGCCCGATCCGCCAACTCCGTCCCCAGAAGACGTTTCCACTCAGAAACCCCATCCCCCGTAAACTGAGCCACCCAAGCATCCCCTTGGCCGTGATAAGTGCCACCTAAGCCCGACATATCCCCATGCACCCCAGCCCACACCGCCACGGGATCTTTCCAATCGTAAATATTCACCTTTTGTCGATCTAACGTTTCACCCAACCATCCCCGTGTATACCCCGCCAGATGAATCCGCACCAACGAAGGATCATGATCATCACCCCCCGAATTGGGATCATAAACAGAAATCCCCAACACCTCATCCGTTGCCATCGTGCCGAACTGTTTCACCCATTGGAAATTCCCCTCCCCGTCATACTTCGCCAACCAGCCATCCTTATCCCCCAAGTGAGTTTGTTCCTTCATCGCCCCTTGAGTATGTCCTGTTAGATAAACATTTCCCGCCTTATCAACTGCCACCCCCGTCGCCTCATCCCACCGGGACGATCCCACAGAAGCTCCCAACTGTCGCAACCAAACCTGTTCCCCATCCGGGCTATATTTAGCCACCCAAGCATCCGCCGTCCCCGCAACAGTTCCCCCTAAATTCCCCGTCGTGTAGCCCGTAATATAGAGAAAACCATCATCCCCTAGGGTCATCTTGCCACTAGCAATGTCATAATTCAGCGAGGACTGACCACTGATGCGTTTATTCCCCACAAACTCCGTCCATTGAACCTCACCAGACCCATTATATTTGGTAATAAAAGAAGCCCGACTGCCGTTCATACTATCTTCCCCATCAGTCCAGCCTGAAATATACACATCTCCCGTGTGAGGATTCACTACAATACTGTTCGGTTCAGTAAATCCATCATTCCCCCATTGTTTCACCCAAGTTAACTCCCCATTGGG contains the following coding sequences:
- a CDS encoding M20 metallopeptidase family protein, producing MVSTAPHLVYPSQIRPAIRNLQPQLVQWRRRFHRLPELGFQEKITSTFISACLSQWGIEHQTGIAETGIVALISGEESGSVLGIRADMDALPIQELNEVSYRSQHDGIMHACGHDGHTAIALGTAYYLSQHRDRFRGTVKIIFQPAEEGPGGAKPMIEAGVLKNPDVDAIIGLHLWNNLPMGQLGVRTGPLMAATECFRCTISGKGGHGAMPHQTVDSILVTAQAINALQTIVARNVDPIQSAVVTVGTVEGGTALNVIADSARFSGTVRYFNPDLADFFCRRIEEIVAGVCHSHGATYDLDYWRLYPPVVNDAQIADLVRSVAFSVVETPAGVVPECQTMGGEDMSFFLQEVPGCYFFLGAANPEKGLAYPHHHPRFNFDESVLGMGVEMFVRCVEQFCQ